Proteins from one Peromyscus eremicus chromosome 8a, PerEre_H2_v1, whole genome shotgun sequence genomic window:
- the Septin8 gene encoding septin-8 isoform X3 — translation MAATDLERISNAEPEPRSLSLGGHVGFDSLPDQLVSKSVTQGFSFNILCVGETGIGKSTLMNTLFNTTFETEEASHHEDCVRLRPQTYDLQESNVHLKLTIVDAVGFGDQINKDDSYRPIVDYIDAQFENYLQEELKIRRSLFDYHDTRIHVCLYFITPTGHSLKSLDLVTMKKLDSKVNIIPIIAKADTISKSELHKFKIKIMGELVSNGVQIYQFPTDDEAVAEINAVMNAHLPFAVVGSTEEVKVGNKLVRARQYPWGVVQVENENHCDFVKLREMLIRVNMEDLREQTHSRHYELYRRCKLEEMGFQDSDGDSQPFSLQETYEAKRKEFLSELQRKEEEMRQMFVNKVKETELELKEKERELHEKFEHLKRIHQEEKRKVEEKRRELEEETNAFNCRKAAMEALQSQALHATSQQPLRKDKDKKK, via the exons AATGCAGAGCCTGAGCCCCGGAGCCTGTCCCTGGGCGGCCATGTGGGGTTTGACAGCCTCCCTGACCAGCTGGTCAGCAAGTCAGTCACCCAGGGTTTCAGCTTCAACATTCTCTGTGTGG GGGAGACTGGGATTGGCAAGTCCACACTAATGAACACACTCTTCAACACAACCTTTGAGACTGAGGAAGCCAGTCACCACGAGGACTGTGTACGCCTGCGGCCTCAGACCTACGACCTCCAAGAGAGTAACGTGCATCTCAAACTGACCATCGTAGATGCTGTGGGCTTTGGGGATCAGATCAATAAGGATGACAG TTACAGGCCCATCGTTGACTACATCGACGCGCAGTTTGAAAACTATCTGCAGGAGGAGCTGAAGATCCGCCGTTCCCTCTTTGACTACCATGACACGAGGATCCACGTTTGCCTCTACTTCATCACGCCCACCGGGCACTCCCTGAAGTCCCTGGATCTGGTGACCATGAAGAAACTAGATAGCAAG GTGAACATAATTCCCATCATTGCCAAGGCTGACACCATCTCCAAGAGCGAGCTCCACAAATTCAAGATCAAGATCATGGGCGAGCTGGTCAGCAATGGAGTCCAGATCTACCAGTTTCCCACCGACGACGAGGCTGTTGCAGAGATCAATGCGGTCATGAAT GCACACCTGCCTTTTGCTGTGGTGGGCAGCACAGAGGAGGTGAAGGTGGGCAACAAGCTGGTCCGAGCACGGCAGTACCCTTGGGGAGTGGTGCAGG TGGAGAACGAGAACCACTGTGACTTCGTGAAGCTGCGGGAGATGCTGATCCGGGTGAACATGGAGGACCTTCGGGAGCAGACCCACAGTCGGCACTACGAGCTCTACCGACGCTGCAAGCTGGAGGAGATGGGCTTCCAGGACAGTGATGGTGACAGCCAGCCCTTCAG CCTCCAAGAGACATACGAGGCCAAGAGGAAGGAGTTCCTGAGCGAGctacagaggaaggaggaagagatgagacAGATGTTCGTCAACAAAGTGAAGGAGACAGAGCTCGAGTTGAAGGAGAAGGAACGGGAG ctccaTGAGAAGTTTGAGCACCTGAAGCGAATCCACCAGGAGGAGAAGCGCAAGGTGGAGGAAAAGCGccgggagctggaggaggagaccAATGCCTTCAACTGCAGGAAGGCGGCCATGGAGGCCCTGCAGTCCCAGGCCTTGCATGccacctcacagcagcccctgCGGAAAGACAAGGACAAGAAGAAGTAA
- the Septin8 gene encoding septin-8 isoform X2 — MAATDLERISNAEPEPRSLSLGGHVGFDSLPDQLVSKSVTQGFSFNILCVGETGIGKSTLMNTLFNTTFETEEASHHEDCVRLRPQTYDLQESNVHLKLTIVDAVGFGDQINKDDSYRPIVDYIDAQFENYLQEELKIRRSLFDYHDTRIHVCLYFITPTGHSLKSLDLVTMKKLDSKVNIIPIIAKADTISKSELHKFKIKIMGELVSNGVQIYQFPTDDEAVAEINAVMNAHLPFAVVGSTEEVKVGNKLVRARQYPWGVVQVENENHCDFVKLREMLIRVNMEDLREQTHSRHYELYRRCKLEEMGFQDSDGDSQPFSLQETYEAKRKEFLSELQRKEEEMRQMFVNKVKETELELKEKERELHEKFEHLKRIHQEEKRKVEEKRRELEEETNAFNCRKAAMEALQSQALHATSQQPLRKDKDKKKF; from the exons AATGCAGAGCCTGAGCCCCGGAGCCTGTCCCTGGGCGGCCATGTGGGGTTTGACAGCCTCCCTGACCAGCTGGTCAGCAAGTCAGTCACCCAGGGTTTCAGCTTCAACATTCTCTGTGTGG GGGAGACTGGGATTGGCAAGTCCACACTAATGAACACACTCTTCAACACAACCTTTGAGACTGAGGAAGCCAGTCACCACGAGGACTGTGTACGCCTGCGGCCTCAGACCTACGACCTCCAAGAGAGTAACGTGCATCTCAAACTGACCATCGTAGATGCTGTGGGCTTTGGGGATCAGATCAATAAGGATGACAG TTACAGGCCCATCGTTGACTACATCGACGCGCAGTTTGAAAACTATCTGCAGGAGGAGCTGAAGATCCGCCGTTCCCTCTTTGACTACCATGACACGAGGATCCACGTTTGCCTCTACTTCATCACGCCCACCGGGCACTCCCTGAAGTCCCTGGATCTGGTGACCATGAAGAAACTAGATAGCAAG GTGAACATAATTCCCATCATTGCCAAGGCTGACACCATCTCCAAGAGCGAGCTCCACAAATTCAAGATCAAGATCATGGGCGAGCTGGTCAGCAATGGAGTCCAGATCTACCAGTTTCCCACCGACGACGAGGCTGTTGCAGAGATCAATGCGGTCATGAAT GCACACCTGCCTTTTGCTGTGGTGGGCAGCACAGAGGAGGTGAAGGTGGGCAACAAGCTGGTCCGAGCACGGCAGTACCCTTGGGGAGTGGTGCAGG TGGAGAACGAGAACCACTGTGACTTCGTGAAGCTGCGGGAGATGCTGATCCGGGTGAACATGGAGGACCTTCGGGAGCAGACCCACAGTCGGCACTACGAGCTCTACCGACGCTGCAAGCTGGAGGAGATGGGCTTCCAGGACAGTGATGGTGACAGCCAGCCCTTCAG CCTCCAAGAGACATACGAGGCCAAGAGGAAGGAGTTCCTGAGCGAGctacagaggaaggaggaagagatgagacAGATGTTCGTCAACAAAGTGAAGGAGACAGAGCTCGAGTTGAAGGAGAAGGAACGGGAG ctccaTGAGAAGTTTGAGCACCTGAAGCGAATCCACCAGGAGGAGAAGCGCAAGGTGGAGGAAAAGCGccgggagctggaggaggagaccAATGCCTTCAACTGCAGGAAGGCGGCCATGGAGGCCCTGCAGTCCCAGGCCTTGCATGccacctcacagcagcccctgCGGAAAGACAAGGACAAGAAGAA ATTTTGA
- the Septin8 gene encoding septin-8 isoform X1, whose protein sequence is MAATDLERISNAEPEPRSLSLGGHVGFDSLPDQLVSKSVTQGFSFNILCVGETGIGKSTLMNTLFNTTFETEEASHHEDCVRLRPQTYDLQESNVHLKLTIVDAVGFGDQINKDDRPIVDYIDAQFENYLQEELKIRRSLFDYHDTRIHVCLYFITPTGHSLKSLDLVTMKKLDSKVNIIPIIAKADTISKSELHKFKIKIMGELVSNGVQIYQFPTDDEAVAEINAVMNAHLPFAVVGSTEEVKVGNKLVRARQYPWGVVQVENENHCDFVKLREMLIRVNMEDLREQTHSRHYELYRRCKLEEMGFQDSDGDSQPFSLQETYEAKRKEFLSELQRKEEEMRQMFVNKVKETELELKEKERELHEKFEHLKRIHQEEKRKVEEKRRELEEETNAFNCRKAAMEALQSQALHATSQQPLRKDKDKKNRSDIGAQQSGMSLSNSKVMMTKANVEPLNCSSWWPAIQCCSCLVRDATWREGFL, encoded by the exons AATGCAGAGCCTGAGCCCCGGAGCCTGTCCCTGGGCGGCCATGTGGGGTTTGACAGCCTCCCTGACCAGCTGGTCAGCAAGTCAGTCACCCAGGGTTTCAGCTTCAACATTCTCTGTGTGG GGGAGACTGGGATTGGCAAGTCCACACTAATGAACACACTCTTCAACACAACCTTTGAGACTGAGGAAGCCAGTCACCACGAGGACTGTGTACGCCTGCGGCCTCAGACCTACGACCTCCAAGAGAGTAACGTGCATCTCAAACTGACCATCGTAGATGCTGTGGGCTTTGGGGATCAGATCAATAAGGATGACAG GCCCATCGTTGACTACATCGACGCGCAGTTTGAAAACTATCTGCAGGAGGAGCTGAAGATCCGCCGTTCCCTCTTTGACTACCATGACACGAGGATCCACGTTTGCCTCTACTTCATCACGCCCACCGGGCACTCCCTGAAGTCCCTGGATCTGGTGACCATGAAGAAACTAGATAGCAAG GTGAACATAATTCCCATCATTGCCAAGGCTGACACCATCTCCAAGAGCGAGCTCCACAAATTCAAGATCAAGATCATGGGCGAGCTGGTCAGCAATGGAGTCCAGATCTACCAGTTTCCCACCGACGACGAGGCTGTTGCAGAGATCAATGCGGTCATGAAT GCACACCTGCCTTTTGCTGTGGTGGGCAGCACAGAGGAGGTGAAGGTGGGCAACAAGCTGGTCCGAGCACGGCAGTACCCTTGGGGAGTGGTGCAGG TGGAGAACGAGAACCACTGTGACTTCGTGAAGCTGCGGGAGATGCTGATCCGGGTGAACATGGAGGACCTTCGGGAGCAGACCCACAGTCGGCACTACGAGCTCTACCGACGCTGCAAGCTGGAGGAGATGGGCTTCCAGGACAGTGATGGTGACAGCCAGCCCTTCAG CCTCCAAGAGACATACGAGGCCAAGAGGAAGGAGTTCCTGAGCGAGctacagaggaaggaggaagagatgagacAGATGTTCGTCAACAAAGTGAAGGAGACAGAGCTCGAGTTGAAGGAGAAGGAACGGGAG ctccaTGAGAAGTTTGAGCACCTGAAGCGAATCCACCAGGAGGAGAAGCGCAAGGTGGAGGAAAAGCGccgggagctggaggaggagaccAATGCCTTCAACTGCAGGAAGGCGGCCATGGAGGCCCTGCAGTCCCAGGCCTTGCATGccacctcacagcagcccctgCGGAAAGACAAGGACAAGAAGAA CAGATCAGATATAGGAGCACAGCAGTCGGGCATGAGCCTCTCCAACTCTAAGGTGATGATGACCAAAGCCAATGTGGAACCCTTGAACTGCAGCAGCTGGTGGCCTGCCATACAGTGCTGCAGCTGCCTGGTCAGGGACGCGACGTGGAGGGAAGGATTCCTCTGA
- the Septin8 gene encoding septin-8 isoform X4: MAATDLERISNAEPEPRSLSLGGHVGFDSLPDQLVSKSVTQGFSFNILCVGETGIGKSTLMNTLFNTTFETEEASHHEDCVRLRPQTYDLQESNVHLKLTIVDAVGFGDQINKDDSYRPIVDYIDAQFENYLQEELKIRRSLFDYHDTRIHVCLYFITPTGHSLKSLDLVTMKKLDSKVNIIPIIAKADTISKSELHKFKIKIMGELVSNGVQIYQFPTDDEAVAEINAVMNAHLPFAVVGSTEEVKVGNKLVRARQYPWGVVQVENENHCDFVKLREMLIRVNMEDLREQTHSRHYELYRRCKLEEMGFQDSDGDSQPFSLQETYEAKRKEFLSELQRKEEEMRQMFVNKVKETELELKEKERELHEKFEHLKRIHQEEKRKVEEKRRELEEETNAFNCRKAAMEALQSQALHATSQQPLRKDKDKKN, translated from the exons AATGCAGAGCCTGAGCCCCGGAGCCTGTCCCTGGGCGGCCATGTGGGGTTTGACAGCCTCCCTGACCAGCTGGTCAGCAAGTCAGTCACCCAGGGTTTCAGCTTCAACATTCTCTGTGTGG GGGAGACTGGGATTGGCAAGTCCACACTAATGAACACACTCTTCAACACAACCTTTGAGACTGAGGAAGCCAGTCACCACGAGGACTGTGTACGCCTGCGGCCTCAGACCTACGACCTCCAAGAGAGTAACGTGCATCTCAAACTGACCATCGTAGATGCTGTGGGCTTTGGGGATCAGATCAATAAGGATGACAG TTACAGGCCCATCGTTGACTACATCGACGCGCAGTTTGAAAACTATCTGCAGGAGGAGCTGAAGATCCGCCGTTCCCTCTTTGACTACCATGACACGAGGATCCACGTTTGCCTCTACTTCATCACGCCCACCGGGCACTCCCTGAAGTCCCTGGATCTGGTGACCATGAAGAAACTAGATAGCAAG GTGAACATAATTCCCATCATTGCCAAGGCTGACACCATCTCCAAGAGCGAGCTCCACAAATTCAAGATCAAGATCATGGGCGAGCTGGTCAGCAATGGAGTCCAGATCTACCAGTTTCCCACCGACGACGAGGCTGTTGCAGAGATCAATGCGGTCATGAAT GCACACCTGCCTTTTGCTGTGGTGGGCAGCACAGAGGAGGTGAAGGTGGGCAACAAGCTGGTCCGAGCACGGCAGTACCCTTGGGGAGTGGTGCAGG TGGAGAACGAGAACCACTGTGACTTCGTGAAGCTGCGGGAGATGCTGATCCGGGTGAACATGGAGGACCTTCGGGAGCAGACCCACAGTCGGCACTACGAGCTCTACCGACGCTGCAAGCTGGAGGAGATGGGCTTCCAGGACAGTGATGGTGACAGCCAGCCCTTCAG CCTCCAAGAGACATACGAGGCCAAGAGGAAGGAGTTCCTGAGCGAGctacagaggaaggaggaagagatgagacAGATGTTCGTCAACAAAGTGAAGGAGACAGAGCTCGAGTTGAAGGAGAAGGAACGGGAG ctccaTGAGAAGTTTGAGCACCTGAAGCGAATCCACCAGGAGGAGAAGCGCAAGGTGGAGGAAAAGCGccgggagctggaggaggagaccAATGCCTTCAACTGCAGGAAGGCGGCCATGGAGGCCCTGCAGTCCCAGGCCTTGCATGccacctcacagcagcccctgCGGAAAGACAAGGACAAGAAGAA ttaa